The following proteins are encoded in a genomic region of Chryseobacterium culicis:
- a CDS encoding FecCD family ABC transporter permease, protein MKAQSKLYFYLIISAVLLTIIAVLSLNTGVYDFGDNSPFRALWQFIKGDPHLSLSDKYVIWDVRAARIIMAILVGSMLSVSGTSLQGLFKNPLATGDLIGLTSGATLLAAIAIVLGGHFKEYLPEVVQFSLVGIAAFIGSFLSMMLVYRISTSGGKTNVVMMLLTGVAITAIGFSITGFLIYISKDEQLRDLTFWNLGSLAAATWTKNIILAIVTIIAYIILLPKGKALNAMMLGEKDAQHLGINVERLKKQIIIIVALMVGSCVAFSGTIGFVGLIVPYILRLLFKSNYAFILPLSAMCGSILLLTADTFSRSIVAPSELPIGILTALMGGPIFIAILVKFKKSL, encoded by the coding sequence TTGAAAGCACAAAGTAAACTATACTTTTATCTTATTATAAGTGCAGTACTGCTTACTATTATAGCAGTACTGTCACTTAATACAGGGGTCTATGATTTTGGAGACAACTCTCCGTTCAGGGCACTCTGGCAATTTATAAAAGGAGATCCCCATTTATCATTGAGTGATAAATATGTGATTTGGGACGTAAGAGCAGCCAGAATTATCATGGCTATTTTAGTAGGAAGTATGTTGTCGGTTTCAGGAACAAGCCTTCAGGGGCTTTTCAAGAATCCTTTGGCAACGGGAGATTTAATAGGACTTACATCAGGAGCAACCCTGCTGGCTGCAATTGCGATTGTTTTAGGAGGACATTTCAAAGAATATCTTCCTGAAGTTGTACAATTTTCACTGGTAGGCATCGCGGCTTTTATAGGTTCTTTTTTATCTATGATGTTGGTGTACAGAATTTCAACAAGCGGAGGAAAAACCAATGTGGTGATGATGTTGCTTACCGGAGTTGCAATAACAGCGATAGGCTTTTCAATAACAGGATTTTTAATCTATATCTCAAAAGATGAACAGCTTAGAGATCTTACTTTTTGGAATTTAGGAAGTTTGGCAGCAGCAACATGGACGAAGAATATCATTCTGGCCATTGTTACAATTATTGCTTACATTATTTTATTGCCTAAAGGAAAAGCATTGAATGCAATGATGCTTGGAGAAAAAGATGCACAGCATTTGGGAATCAATGTGGAAAGGCTGAAAAAGCAGATTATTATCATTGTGGCTTTAATGGTGGGTAGCTGTGTGGCATTCTCAGGAACAATTGGTTTTGTAGGTCTTATTGTACCTTATATTTTAAGACTTTTATTCAAATCCAATTATGCTTTTATTTTGCCATTGTCGGCTATGTGTGGAAGTATCTTGCTATTGACGGCAGATACATTCAGCAGAAGCATTGTAGCACCATCAGAATTGCCAATCGGGATTTTAACAGCGTTAATGGGAGGACCTATTTTTATTGCTATTTTGGTTAAATTTAAAAAATCACTGTAA
- a CDS encoding hemin ABC transporter substrate-binding protein — protein MKKFILAASVLVAVYSCKKAEAGAKENTTEATSEAPKTNNKIVTLNGGITEIVAALGHEKEIVATDVTSTYPASLKTTAKDLGHMRSMTIEPIMAVSPTLILASDKDINPELMGKIKSSGIKTEVFKQEYTVEGTKKLIEQVAKAIGNTDYQKLNDKIDADLKQVQPIAKKPKVLFIYARGNMLMVSGKNTPMASLITLAGGENAVTDFEDFKPLTPEAVVKANPDVLFFFETGLQGAGGNEGALKMPGVSQTNAGKNKKIIAMDGGLVSGFGPRVGEAAVGLNKLLIESTK, from the coding sequence ATGAAAAAATTCATCCTTGCAGCTTCTGTTCTTGTAGCAGTATACTCTTGCAAAAAAGCAGAAGCAGGAGCAAAAGAAAATACTACAGAAGCTACTTCTGAAGCACCAAAAACTAACAATAAAATAGTAACGCTAAACGGAGGAATTACTGAAATCGTAGCTGCTTTAGGCCACGAAAAAGAAATCGTTGCCACAGACGTTACCAGTACTTATCCGGCAAGTTTAAAAACTACCGCTAAAGATTTAGGGCACATGAGATCCATGACCATTGAGCCGATTATGGCGGTATCTCCTACCTTAATTTTAGCTTCTGATAAAGATATCAACCCTGAATTAATGGGGAAAATCAAATCTTCCGGAATTAAAACTGAAGTTTTCAAACAGGAATACACTGTGGAAGGAACTAAAAAACTGATCGAGCAAGTAGCAAAAGCTATCGGAAATACAGACTATCAGAAACTGAATGACAAGATTGATGCAGATCTGAAACAGGTACAGCCAATCGCTAAAAAACCAAAGGTATTATTCATCTATGCCAGAGGAAATATGTTGATGGTGAGCGGTAAGAATACACCAATGGCTTCATTAATCACCCTTGCCGGCGGAGAAAATGCAGTGACTGATTTTGAAGATTTCAAACCATTGACTCCGGAGGCTGTTGTAAAAGCTAATCCTGATGTATTGTTCTTCTTTGAAACTGGTTTACAGGGTGCAGGAGGTAATGAAGGAGCACTTAAAATGCCGGGAGTATCCCAAACCAATGCAGGTAAGAACAAGAAGATCATCGCAATGGACGGAGGTTTAGTATCAGGTTTCGGACCAAGAGTAGGAGAAGCAGCAGTAGGATTAAACAAACTTTTAATTGAAAGCACAAAGTAA
- a CDS encoding HmuY family protein produces MKYLKILSVLSIMAATQSCLSADEDPVPVPPMTGSEVSVQIGGPTEPNQVWIDLSDYTNPAVNSRTDWDLGFYSGDTYRVIMNGSLAMTVIKIPNASDISKVKESDISSLKDIAQVGTFDAANMKYVDNPNGDFLNQTSGIDAIKENDAENPVYLINLGREIPSAANIGAGSVSLSGDPRGWKKIQILRAQNGYKIRYADVNATGTDIKEYLITKDTEYNFSFFNLKTGTPVKIQPKKKKWDLVFTTFTNEVFMGPTTSAGSYFYADFVATNTLNGVGAYQVSVTGSLDAAYNAFKLKDVEPAKFVFNDQRAIGDKWRTTTGTASNPVPFVYADRFFVLKDAEGFYFKLRFNTMKNTKGERGYTNFEFEPL; encoded by the coding sequence ATGAAGTATTTAAAAATATTATCTGTTCTTTCTATCATGGCTGCCACACAGTCTTGCCTTTCCGCAGACGAAGATCCGGTTCCGGTTCCTCCTATGACAGGGTCTGAAGTAAGTGTACAAATTGGCGGTCCTACAGAACCTAATCAGGTTTGGATTGATTTGAGTGACTATACCAATCCGGCAGTTAACAGCAGAACAGACTGGGATCTTGGTTTTTATAGTGGCGATACCTATAGAGTGATTATGAACGGATCTCTTGCCATGACGGTGATTAAAATACCGAACGCTTCAGACATTAGTAAAGTAAAAGAATCTGATATATCAAGCTTGAAAGACATTGCTCAGGTGGGAACATTTGATGCAGCGAACATGAAATATGTTGACAACCCGAACGGAGATTTTCTTAATCAGACTTCCGGAATAGATGCCATCAAAGAAAATGATGCTGAAAATCCTGTTTATCTGATCAATTTAGGGAGAGAAATACCTTCTGCAGCCAATATCGGGGCAGGTTCTGTTTCATTGTCCGGTGATCCGAGAGGATGGAAAAAGATTCAGATCCTGAGAGCTCAGAATGGATACAAAATCCGTTATGCAGACGTAAATGCAACAGGAACAGATATTAAAGAATATCTTATTACCAAAGATACAGAATACAACTTCTCATTTTTTAACCTGAAAACAGGAACTCCGGTAAAAATTCAGCCTAAGAAGAAAAAATGGGATCTGGTCTTCACAACATTTACCAATGAAGTATTCATGGGGCCTACAACCAGTGCAGGAAGTTATTTTTATGCTGACTTTGTAGCAACGAATACCCTTAATGGAGTAGGAGCTTACCAGGTAAGTGTTACAGGAAGTCTTGATGCGGCTTACAATGCATTTAAATTAAAAGATGTGGAGCCAGCAAAATTCGTATTCAATGACCAAAGAGCGATTGGAGATAAATGGAGAACCACTACCGGTACTGCATCCAATCCGGTTCCTTTTGTGTATGCAGACCGTTTCTTTGTATTGAAAGATGCCGAAGGTTTTTATTTCAAACTGAGATTCAATACCATGAAAAATACGAAAGGAGAAAGAGGATACACCAATTTTGAATTCGAACCTTTATAA
- a CDS encoding TonB-dependent receptor plug domain-containing protein: MKKKVLSVLSLSVALWVNAQEKDSLNQKKIEEVVITGQYMQQSINKSIYKVDVIDAEQIKNMAATNVAEVLNQSLNIQITPDTRSGNSTARIMGLNGDYVKILIDNIPVVGDTGLGSNIDLTKITLSNIERIEIVKGSMGVEYGNGAVAGVINIITKKTSTKKISVRGSLQEETVRDQYDLKKRGNGRHIQNLNVDYNISNEWFASINFNHNQFMGFAGESKGYKYFGQDNQRGYEWNPKDQYDASALLRYSKNKTTFFYKLSFLNEKFNFYNPEVNRNPLNDGLGGVAYESRDREYNTNRWVHQFNIQTNLGHIRYMGDFSYQNQDRQYFDYNYDIPNRAVKSKQEKQSYYKTDVIYSRGMFSNFLDSKVFDFQLGYELDYTNGYAALIAGDFLGEAVKRKIFTYSNFLSAEWNVSDKFSLRPGVRLSLSENFNNQYNYSLSARYKTSENSNLRAVVGSANRFPKYDELYTYFVNINHDVQGNPDLNPEKGFSAGLFWDQNFVTHNDWRIAYGADALYLDVRDRIEMVMVKEPSTYKYMNLNTYKNLLISANVDFRKDQFALSLRGSVSGTSVSLIDLKSSSPTDFQYLVQAGATATYKLKNTDTNFALYYKFTGPDRLYVSDPTEGFRLGKIDSFHMMDFIVSQPFWNKHFEISAGVKNIFDVTRLNSTAVAGSAHTAANGFVNLYYGRSYFARLMFQF, translated from the coding sequence ATGAAGAAGAAAGTGCTTTCCGTTCTATCGTTATCCGTGGCCTTATGGGTAAATGCACAAGAAAAGGATTCTCTTAATCAAAAGAAAATTGAAGAAGTTGTTATTACAGGACAGTATATGCAGCAGTCCATTAACAAGTCCATCTATAAGGTTGATGTTATTGATGCAGAGCAGATTAAAAATATGGCAGCCACGAATGTTGCAGAAGTTTTAAATCAAAGTCTTAACATACAGATTACTCCAGATACCCGCTCAGGAAACTCGACAGCAAGAATTATGGGACTTAATGGGGATTATGTGAAAATTCTTATAGACAATATTCCGGTAGTAGGGGATACAGGATTAGGCAGTAATATCGACCTTACTAAAATTACTTTAAGCAATATAGAGAGAATCGAAATTGTAAAAGGAAGTATGGGGGTTGAGTACGGAAATGGTGCCGTTGCCGGTGTAATCAATATTATTACAAAGAAAACCAGTACAAAAAAGATCAGTGTAAGAGGTTCTTTACAGGAAGAAACGGTAAGAGACCAGTATGATCTTAAGAAAAGAGGAAACGGAAGACATATTCAGAATCTGAATGTAGATTATAATATCAGTAATGAATGGTTTGCAAGTATCAATTTCAACCATAACCAGTTTATGGGATTTGCAGGAGAAAGCAAAGGCTATAAATATTTCGGACAGGATAACCAAAGAGGATATGAGTGGAATCCTAAAGATCAGTATGATGCTTCCGCATTGTTGAGATACAGCAAAAACAAAACAACATTCTTTTATAAACTGTCTTTCCTGAATGAAAAATTCAATTTTTATAACCCTGAGGTAAACAGAAATCCTCTTAATGACGGGTTGGGTGGAGTAGCCTACGAAAGTAGAGACAGAGAATATAATACCAACCGTTGGGTTCATCAATTCAATATCCAGACCAATCTGGGACATATCCGCTACATGGGAGATTTCTCTTACCAGAATCAGGATAGACAATATTTCGACTACAATTACGATATTCCGAACAGAGCTGTGAAAAGCAAACAGGAAAAACAGTCTTATTATAAAACAGATGTCATCTATTCAAGAGGGATGTTTAGTAACTTCCTGGATAGTAAAGTCTTTGATTTCCAGTTAGGATATGAATTAGATTATACCAATGGATATGCTGCACTGATTGCAGGAGACTTCTTGGGGGAAGCCGTAAAAAGAAAGATATTTACCTATTCCAATTTCCTTTCAGCAGAATGGAATGTTTCTGATAAATTCTCTTTAAGACCGGGCGTAAGACTTTCTTTGAGTGAGAACTTTAACAATCAATATAATTACTCTCTGTCAGCTAGGTATAAGACTTCTGAGAATTCAAATCTTAGAGCAGTTGTAGGATCTGCCAACCGTTTTCCTAAATATGATGAGTTATATACCTATTTTGTAAACATCAATCATGATGTACAAGGAAATCCTGATTTAAATCCTGAAAAAGGGTTCTCAGCAGGACTTTTCTGGGATCAGAATTTTGTAACTCATAATGACTGGAGAATTGCTTACGGAGCAGATGCATTGTATCTGGATGTTCGTGACAGAATTGAAATGGTAATGGTAAAAGAACCTTCTACCTACAAATACATGAATCTTAATACGTATAAAAACTTATTGATTTCAGCAAATGTAGATTTCAGAAAAGATCAGTTTGCCTTATCATTAAGAGGATCTGTAAGCGGAACATCAGTATCATTGATTGATTTAAAATCTTCGTCCCCTACAGACTTCCAGTATTTGGTACAGGCAGGAGCTACAGCAACCTATAAACTGAAAAATACAGATACCAATTTTGCCCTTTATTACAAATTCACAGGTCCGGACAGACTTTATGTATCAGACCCAACAGAAGGTTTCCGCCTTGGAAAAATAGACAGCTTTCATATGATGGATTTCATCGTGAGCCAGCCCTTCTGGAATAAACATTTTGAAATTTCTGCCGGGGTAAAAAATATATTTGATGTAACGAGATTAAACTCTACCGCAGTGGCAGGTTCTGCTCATACCGCGGCGAATGGGTTTGTTAATTTATACTATGGCAGAAGCTATTTTGCCCGATTAATGTTTCAATTTTAA
- a CDS encoding T9SS-dependent choice-of-anchor J family protein, producing the protein MKLKLLLGALMFTALTANAQVSNINENFNNFTAGNTTFPQFGWSAIVAPITGEFPPVPPRMIVAGDSNRFVQSYAGNNATGSSYLITPQIETPTGNKTLTFDTTLVSPSPGPGSIQIGVASNPADMSTFVPVGSPINVSVIGTVQNISVNIPASTGSYIVFKFTPTATHVAIQVDNVVYNTTASLGVSDHIKSTENFRFALNSDQSALEFIVKKDPKNIQIYSAAGQKAAEGKLNGQRFDISALQSGVYFMNIETAEGKTIQSKFIKK; encoded by the coding sequence ATGAAATTAAAATTACTTTTAGGAGCTCTGATGTTTACAGCCTTAACGGCGAATGCTCAGGTGTCTAACATCAATGAAAATTTCAACAATTTTACAGCTGGGAATACCACTTTCCCACAATTTGGATGGTCTGCCATCGTGGCACCCATAACAGGTGAGTTTCCTCCTGTACCTCCAAGAATGATTGTAGCGGGAGATTCAAACAGATTCGTTCAGTCGTATGCTGGAAACAATGCTACAGGTTCTTCTTATCTGATTACTCCACAGATTGAAACTCCAACAGGAAATAAAACTTTGACTTTTGATACTACATTGGTGTCACCATCTCCCGGACCTGGAAGCATTCAGATAGGAGTAGCATCCAACCCTGCAGATATGTCAACTTTCGTTCCTGTAGGAAGCCCTATTAACGTATCGGTTATTGGTACAGTACAGAATATCAGTGTGAATATTCCGGCATCAACAGGTTCATATATTGTATTTAAATTCACTCCTACAGCGACTCACGTTGCGATTCAGGTAGATAATGTGGTGTACAATACTACTGCTTCTTTAGGAGTGTCAGACCATATTAAATCAACAGAAAACTTCAGATTTGCCTTAAATTCTGATCAGTCAGCATTAGAATTTATTGTAAAAAAAGATCCTAAAAACATCCAAATCTATTCAGCAGCAGGACAAAAAGCAGCGGAAGGAAAACTGAACGGACAAAGATTTGATATCAGCGCTCTTCAGTCAGGAGTATATTTTATGAATATTGAAACTGCAGAAGGAAAAACGATCCAATCAAAATTCATCAAAAAATAA
- a CDS encoding T9SS type A sorting domain-containing protein translates to MKTKLLLASVLAMSVQQTVLAQTDALGYSQVNMTMGSGYQNRVFVNLADGNMVSQPANTWDIAFYRNSNYAFGSRVNDAKDIEVFTASTNLADWDNISISNEASWGAPLYNPDQTTDWSQGAFEQGPVTSPNPNIPSTGWGVYNPVNHHIQGKAIFVLKYASGTYIKFAIEDAFAGYTFKYSKWNGTSWGATETRTLANGTDDSYFNYFSFDTGAKVPSLEPSRTAWDFVFTKYYTFYMGVQMYPLSGAIQSPNVKVAMTQPETQQTTAYAIPANASFSSAITTVGHSWKGIGTVKNDVVYYVKKGNDYYRMYFTTNGGASTGNMYFKYKKITETLGITEVGKKASFGIYPNPATADKKVTVLFDVKEKAGNKGNVEVYDLTGKKVYSAELTNQAGFYKQDLNLSTLTSGNYLVKITYGGHSETKKLIVK, encoded by the coding sequence ATGAAAACAAAACTATTATTGGCTTCAGTACTGGCAATGTCTGTTCAGCAGACTGTTTTAGCACAGACTGACGCGTTGGGATACTCACAGGTAAATATGACAATGGGAAGCGGATACCAAAACCGTGTGTTTGTAAACCTTGCAGACGGTAATATGGTTTCTCAGCCAGCCAATACGTGGGATATTGCTTTTTATAGAAACTCAAACTATGCATTCGGATCAAGAGTAAATGATGCTAAAGATATTGAAGTATTCACTGCTTCAACCAATTTAGCTGACTGGGATAATATCAGCATCAGTAATGAAGCTTCATGGGGAGCACCGCTTTACAATCCGGATCAGACCACAGACTGGAGCCAGGGAGCTTTTGAACAGGGGCCTGTGACCTCTCCAAACCCTAATATCCCTTCCACAGGTTGGGGAGTTTACAACCCGGTAAATCACCATATTCAGGGGAAAGCTATTTTTGTGTTAAAATATGCTTCAGGAACTTATATTAAGTTTGCTATTGAGGATGCCTTCGCAGGATACACCTTCAAATACTCAAAATGGAACGGTACATCATGGGGAGCTACAGAAACAAGAACTCTAGCTAACGGAACAGATGATTCTTATTTCAATTATTTCTCCTTTGATACCGGAGCAAAAGTACCAAGTCTGGAGCCGTCCAGAACTGCATGGGATTTCGTATTTACCAAATACTATACATTCTATATGGGAGTACAGATGTACCCGCTTTCCGGAGCCATCCAAAGCCCGAATGTTAAAGTAGCAATGACACAACCAGAAACTCAGCAAACAACAGCTTATGCAATTCCTGCCAATGCAAGTTTCTCATCAGCGATTACCACTGTAGGACACTCATGGAAAGGTATCGGAACGGTAAAAAATGATGTTGTATACTACGTTAAAAAAGGAAATGATTACTACAGAATGTATTTCACAACCAATGGTGGAGCAAGTACAGGAAATATGTATTTCAAATACAAAAAGATCACTGAAACTTTGGGAATTACTGAAGTAGGAAAAAAAGCTTCTTTCGGTATTTATCCTAACCCGGCAACAGCAGATAAAAAAGTAACTGTTCTTTTTGATGTTAAAGAAAAAGCAGGGAACAAAGGGAATGTAGAAGTTTATGATCTTACCGGGAAAAAGGTATATTCTGCGGAACTTACCAATCAGGCAGGATTCTATAAGCAGGATCTGAACCTTTCTACCCTTACATCAGGAAATTATCTTGTAAAAATTACTTACGGTGGCCATTCGGAAACGAAAAAGCTTATCGTGAAATAA
- a CDS encoding putative quinol monooxygenase gives MNLHIIALFKFNENYLMDAVELFQNLVKETRKEEGCLQYDLIEDKDNKGTFFLIELWESVEHHNRHNGQDHLLDFRKDASKIMESSAEVYKGFKIY, from the coding sequence ATGAATTTACATATCATTGCACTTTTTAAGTTTAATGAAAATTATCTGATGGATGCTGTAGAGCTGTTTCAGAACCTTGTGAAAGAAACAAGAAAGGAAGAAGGCTGTCTGCAGTATGACCTTATTGAGGATAAAGATAATAAAGGAACTTTTTTCCTGATCGAGCTTTGGGAAAGCGTTGAGCACCACAACAGACATAACGGTCAGGATCACCTTTTAGATTTCCGTAAAGATGCTTCCAAAATTATGGAAAGCTCAGCAGAGGTTTATAAAGGATTTAAGATATATTAA
- a CDS encoding sulfite exporter TauE/SafE family protein — translation MVISRKIQVRLNVLFVTVVMISIAVFSMYELGYLEELQTILAKDHYIFYWMLLVGVFAEIVAGSMGMGYGVICTTTLMLLNIPPHIVSASIHSAESFTTAAGSISHIRLKNVSKSLVKKLAVPAVIGAVIGAVSLTYLGEYYAKITKTLIAFYTLYLGIQILSNAFKEKQSKALKRKTNLTRLGVIGGFIDSFAGGGWGPLVTGTLIKNAFTPRFAVGSSTVAKFILTITAAVTFFFTLGIQHWNIILGLLIGGIITAPFSAMLTAKLPVKKMFVIIGTLVIVMSSITIYKSVFN, via the coding sequence ATGGTGATCTCAAGAAAAATTCAGGTAAGGCTTAATGTCCTTTTTGTGACCGTTGTTATGATATCCATTGCTGTTTTTTCAATGTATGAATTGGGATATCTTGAAGAGCTGCAAACGATTCTGGCTAAAGATCATTATATTTTTTACTGGATGCTTTTGGTAGGTGTTTTTGCAGAAATCGTTGCAGGATCCATGGGAATGGGATATGGAGTCATTTGTACCACCACACTTATGCTTTTGAATATTCCGCCACATATTGTAAGTGCAAGTATTCACTCGGCAGAAAGTTTTACAACGGCAGCGGGAAGTATCAGCCATATCAGATTGAAAAATGTCAGTAAGAGTTTAGTGAAGAAACTTGCAGTGCCTGCAGTTATCGGGGCTGTTATTGGTGCAGTCAGTCTTACTTACCTGGGAGAATATTATGCGAAGATCACCAAAACACTGATTGCTTTTTATACTTTATATCTTGGGATTCAGATTCTATCGAATGCATTTAAAGAAAAACAAAGTAAGGCTCTGAAAAGAAAAACCAATCTGACCAGGCTGGGAGTTATAGGTGGTTTTATAGATTCTTTTGCCGGAGGAGGCTGGGGCCCTTTGGTAACGGGAACATTGATCAAAAATGCATTTACCCCAAGATTTGCAGTGGGAAGTTCTACAGTGGCCAAATTCATCCTTACCATCACAGCAGCCGTTACCTTTTTCTTTACTCTGGGAATCCAGCACTGGAATATCATTCTCGGGCTTTTAATTGGAGGAATTATTACTGCTCCTTTCTCAGCGATGCTCACTGCTAAGCTTCCTGTAAAGAAAATGTTTGTGATTATCGGAACATTGGTGATTGTGATGAGTTCTATAACTATTTATAAATCAGTTTTTAATTAA
- a CDS encoding RrF2 family transcriptional regulator, whose amino-acid sequence MLSKKSQYAFKALSYLVEKRNEGPILISEIAEHKKIPLKFLENILLELKKSDILDSKKGKGGGYFFKENPEDVTLAKIIRLVNGPIAMLPCVSLNFYEKCADCNEDHCGLHDVLIEVRDASLNILEKKTLMDLVD is encoded by the coding sequence ATGCTTTCAAAAAAATCTCAATATGCGTTTAAGGCGCTTTCATATCTTGTAGAAAAAAGAAATGAAGGTCCGATTCTTATTTCTGAAATTGCGGAACATAAAAAGATTCCCTTAAAGTTTTTGGAAAATATCCTTCTTGAATTGAAAAAATCAGACATCCTTGACAGTAAAAAAGGAAAGGGTGGAGGTTACTTTTTCAAAGAAAATCCTGAAGATGTGACGCTGGCGAAGATTATTCGTCTTGTAAATGGTCCTATTGCGATGCTTCCCTGTGTAAGTCTGAATTTTTACGAAAAATGTGCTGATTGCAATGAAGATCACTGCGGGCTTCACGATGTACTGATAGAGGTTCGGGATGCTTCCCTGAACATTCTGGAGAAAAAAACTTTAATGGATCTGGTAGATTAA
- a CDS encoding DUF4268 domain-containing protein, with protein MFSKQEAQQLKKEFWTAFGRSFPRKWILYDTKIKDMAFKFSADNKKVEVSLDIEMKDEIFRNAYYEKIWSLEDILKDFIGDFQKEEHFTLDNGKIISRIWIEKHNVSIFNKNTWQEIFEFFVDKMDGFERFYYEYEDFIKDI; from the coding sequence ATGTTCAGTAAACAAGAGGCACAGCAATTAAAAAAGGAATTTTGGACAGCTTTTGGAAGATCATTTCCCAGAAAATGGATTCTTTATGACACCAAAATCAAGGACATGGCATTTAAATTTTCTGCCGACAATAAAAAAGTAGAAGTTTCTCTGGATATCGAAATGAAAGATGAGATCTTTCGGAATGCTTACTACGAGAAGATCTGGTCATTGGAAGATATTTTAAAAGATTTCATCGGAGATTTTCAGAAAGAAGAGCATTTCACGCTTGATAACGGTAAGATAATCAGTAGAATATGGATTGAAAAACATAATGTTTCCATTTTTAACAAAAATACATGGCAGGAAATTTTTGAATTTTTTGTAGACAAAATGGACGGTTTTGAACGCTTTTACTACGAATATGAGGATTTTATAAAGGACATATAG